In a single window of the Arachis hypogaea cultivar Tifrunner chromosome 6, arahy.Tifrunner.gnm2.J5K5, whole genome shotgun sequence genome:
- the LOC112696791 gene encoding calmodulin-binding protein 25, with product MASSENLIEPWAFRPALDTWFADYIARDAETLTKALQKSISGDDVLSPFIASPKPDATTAAASTPTVSGISAGSDQESAPKRRGSTLPPATGRVTKRKSRASKRSQTTFITADPANFRQMVQQVTGVRFGGGAAADIAMAPVLKPEPQRLVSGGGGRFPAGAACLLPTLDTSAFLLDHHQQQVVGPNSGSTGPGVSVPGPLPFSQPMGLVDASPSLSSADFDTFSSFPTLESWKVM from the coding sequence ATGGCGTCATCCGAGAATTTGATTGAGCCATGGGCCTTTCGCCCTGCTCTCGACACGTGGTTCGCCGATTACATAGCTCGCGACGCCGAAACCCTAACCAAGGCGCTTCAGAAATCCATCTCCGGCGACGACGTCCTCTCTCCCTTCATCGCATCTCCCAAGCCCGACGCTACCACTGCCGCTGCCTCCACGCCGACAGTCTCCGGCATCTCCGCCGGCTCCGATCAGGAATCTGCTCCCAAGCGCCGCGGATCGACGCTTCCACCGGCAACGGGGAGGGTTACTAAACGGAAGTCACGCGCGTCGAAGCGATCTCAGACGACGTTCATCACGGCAGACCCGGCGAACTTCCGGCAGATGGTGCAGCAGGTCACCGGCGTGAGGTTCGGCGGCGGAGCGGCGGCCGATATTGCAATGGCGCCGGTGCTGAAGCCGGAGCCTCAGAGACTTGTTTCCGGCGGCGGAGGGAGGTTTCCGGCCGGGGCAGCGTGCTTGCTGCCGACGCTGGACACGTCAGCGTTTTTGCTGGACCATCACCAGCAGCAAGTTGTGGGCCCGAACTCGGGTTCTACTGGGCCCGGTGTTTCTGTCCCAGGCCCACTGCCTTTCTCCCAGCCCATGGGATTGGTGGATGCTTCTCCTTCTCTTAGTTCTGCAGATTTTGACACCTTCTCGAGTTTCCCCACTCTGGAGTCCTGGAAAGTTATGTGA